The Erigeron canadensis isolate Cc75 chromosome 4, C_canadensis_v1, whole genome shotgun sequence genome window below encodes:
- the LOC122596149 gene encoding CRAL-TRIO domain-containing protein YKL091C-like, producing MEKDREVKLTQMKEYIQGQGSSVEKYGDPTLERFLVARSMDPKKAAKMFVTWQKWRASFVPLGIIPDSEVLDELKPKKILLQGLSKTGRPVTILLARKHYPSKDQHQFKKYIVHALDKVIASGIRGKEIGNEKMIVIIDLQQINYKNVDAHGLISGFQFLQAYYPERLERLYILNMPRFFVKVWKMISYFIEKPTLDKIVIVTNDEQRQRFIVEVGKEVLPEDIGGEAKLVALQEVEAPPLEC from the exons ATGGAGAAAGATCGAGAAGTCAAACTCACTCAGATGAAGGAATACATTCAGGGACAAGGATCTTCGGTAGAG AAGTATGGAGATCCAACACTAGAGAGGTTCTTGGTAGCAAGATCCATGGATCCAAAGAAAGCTGCAAAGATGTTCGTTACATGGCAAAAATGGAGGGCTTCTTTTGTACCACTAGGGATCATTCCCGATTCTGAAGTTCTCGACGAATTGAAACCTAAAAAGATCCTTCTTCAGGGATTGTCCAAGACCGGACGTCCTGTTACGATTCTTCTCGCTAGGAAGCATTATCCTTCTAAAGATCAGCACCAATTCAAGA AATATATTGTCCATGCCCTTGACAAAGTAATTGCAAG TGGAATTAGAGGCAAAGAAATTGGAAACGAGAAGATGATTGTGATTATTGATCTGCAACAGATAAATTACAAGAACGTCGATGCTCATGGGTTGATATCCGGATTTCAGTTTTTACAG GCCTACTACCCAGAACGCTTAGAACGATTATACATATTAAATATGCCTCGGTTCTTCGTCAAAGTTTGGAAGATGATATCTTATTTCATTGAGAAACCTACATTGGACaag ATTGTTATTGTAACAAACGATGAACAAAGACAACGCTTCATTGTGGAAGTCGGGAAAGAGGTGTTACCCGAAGACATTGGTGGTGAAGCGAAGCTTGTTGCGCTTCAAGAGGTCGAAGCGCCTCCGCTTGAGTGTTAG